Sequence from the Balneolales bacterium ANBcel1 genome:
GTGGTAATTTTCTCTAACAACAGTTTTTAAAATTTGATTACAAAATCAGAAATAAAAGATCTCATCAATAACGCTGAAAAAAGCTATTCAAGAGTAGCTGAAATTTTAGATTCTGTGAGAAATAAAGAGAATTTTGAAGTATTAAACCTTTTTGACATACAACCAATATTAGCTGAGTCATTGTACAAATTAAGCTGTATGTATAGTGAGTTGAGCCATGAAAAGAAAAGTTATATTGAGAGAAAAAGTGATCTGAACAATTCTTGGTTTACCCAAAGAATGAGACTAATCAAGAAGTATCAGAAAGTTATAGACTACACTATATCTATTGGTAAATTTTTGGGAGATCATTATGCATGGTTGTTTTATAATTTTGATCGAAAAAATCTTCAAGATCATTATAGACATGAAAGAATCTTCTACATGCCGACAGGTGTTGGTGGATTAGGTGAATTAGAATATGTCAAAAATGTAAAGTATATCAATAATAATGTTTTAATTTACCATGCTACAACTACATTCTTGAGGATCGGCGATGTTAGCTTTTTTGATGTGAAAAAGTCAAAAGTCACTTCTTTAGGTGAAATAAAAACCAAAAAAATTAGTACTGATGAGCTTTCTGTAAATTTATCTCTAGTTGGGCAAGAAAAAGATGATGTAAGAATATTTGATCAGGTAATTTCTACACATGAAAAAGTATCCTCACCACTTTCTCCTGAAATTCAAGGTAAATTAAATCACCAGTTATCTAAAATGTCAAAGTTAATCGGGGAAAAAGGTGACACAAAAAAGCAGAGTATATTTGGGGATTTTGAGTTTAATAAAATCGATGAAATATATAATGAGACTACAAAATCCAGTGTCAAACATTATCAAATAAGTGATGGGTTAATCCTTGTTTGTTTTAAGCCACATCAAAAAACACTTTTCACAAAGTTTTTTGAAGACTATTCATCTGGAATAAAGAGCAAGATAAAAGGGATTGAAAAATTGGTTAATCAAATTGTGATCCCAGATTCAAATTATAACCAAATATTGTTGGGAAATATTTTGAATCCAAATCCAAATAATTATTTACTACCAAGTGCAACCCCTTTTCTTTTCTGGCCTTTAGATTCAAAACTATTTAAAGAAGTTACATTCCACGATTCTGTTTTTCTTAGCATATATAACCCAGCGCATTTAATAGAAAAATTAAAATCTCACCAATTTGAGATAAAAAAAGAGGGCCACCGATTTTTTAAATTATCATCAACTATTGGAGGTAAACACTTAGATTTAGGAAGACTGGATACTTATATAAATTTAATTACACATGAATTTTATACCGAAAAAACAGTTGTAGATATTCTTTTAAAACTTCGTGATAATGCAAAAGAAGGAAAGCTACCGCCAAACAAAAAGATACCGATAGACATTCAATCAAGTATCTAAACGCAGGTAAATTACCACTAACAACGGTTTCAACGCGGTCTTGGCCACTGTTTGCCCTTTCGAAATCCGTTGACTCAGAAGATATTCTGTGTTTTAATTACATTACCAGCCAATAAGGCCAAGCCGGTTAAACCGCAGGCCGTTAGTGGGCTTCTAATAAATCCAAAATACTGATGAAAATTACATTACGAGATCAATACAAGTCATTACACCCTTTTGTAAGTGAGGAACTTACTGATCTAGTTGTAATAACTGGCAAAAATGGCAGTGGCAAAACTCAGTTACTTGATTTAATTGGTAAAAAAGCATCTAATGAAAATGAAGTTGCTAGTATTAGATTAGAAATCGGTCCAAATGTTGAAAACATTCAAGCAGAAGGACTTATAAAAAAAGAGTCTGCAAAAATAGGGATAGATCAATGGAAAAGTATTTTAAGTAAAAAATATGAACAGTTTCAAAATTTATCGGAATCTTCTATTCAATTGTTAGAGTTCATTGAAGAAAATAATATTATTCCAAATAATCACGCTAACAAATTATTATCAGATGATGATAAATACAAAGAACTAATCTCTAAGGTATATTCAGAAATAAGAAATGAACCAATCATATCAAATGAAAAAATAAATTTCACACATCAAAGAAAAGTAATCAGGATTATTCATAAAATTGAAAATATCAACCTGATAAAGTTGATTAATGAAATTATTAGTAAAACTGAAAAACCACTCTCTGAAATAACTGACTCAGATTTTTACAATACACCAATTCAAGAATACTTAATCGATGAAAATGATTTATTTGAATCTAAAATTGAAATCATATTCTTTAATTATGCAAAAAGAAGACACAAAAACCATATAGACTACTTTAGCAAGAAAGAATATAAAGAAGATAATAATTCCGTTTCAGATATTGAGTTTGTTAGAAAATCCCCGCCACCATGGGAAATAATAAATGGTATTCTCATCGATTTAAATATTGATTTTTATTTCAAAGGGATTGAGAGAAAGGAATTTACAGAAATAGCATCAATTGATTTCAAACCTTTTAAAAAATCAACTGATGAATCTATAGAATTTAGTGATTTATCTTCAGGAGAGAAAGTAATCATCGGTTTAATATTAAAACTTTTCACGAGTAAGTATTACGATAACAACCTAACATTCCCTGATTTGCTGATTTTGGATGAACCTGATGCCCATTTACATCCAGAAATGTCAAAATTATTATTAGATGTATTGGAGGATACATTCGTTAAAAAATATAACGTGAAAGTAATAATCACTACTCATTCACCATCAACTATAGCATTAGCTCCTGAAAATTGTATTTATCAACTTAAGAACGTCCAGAATTCATCTCTAAATAAAATCAATAAAGACGATGCCCTTCAATTGCTTACTAATTTCATACCAACACTTAACATTGATTACAGAAACCATAGACATGTTTTTGTAGAAAGTCCTACAGATGTTTTTTACTATCAAACCTTATATGGCAAACACCAACAGCAGGAAACTCTAGATTACAAGCTTTACTTTATATCGAATTCAAACGGGAAAGGGAATTCTGCTCAGGTAAAAGACATAGTTTCAAAACTACGAGACAGTGGAAACAGCACCTCTTTTGGAATAATAGATTGGGATACTGAAAACGTACCTTCCGATTACATTAAGGTTCACGGTTATAATGAATCATGGAGTTTAGAAAATTATTTACTAAATCCAATATATATTTACAGTTTGTTAATGGATATGGGGAATGCTCATGACGTCTATAACAAACTTGGTATAGATCAATCTTTCAATCATTTTTTATTAGGAGAATTGCATCAGGAAAAGCTTCAAAACTATATTAAATTATTTTTTGAGGATTTTGAATCCTCATTTCAGGCTTATAAATATGAAACGAATAAAATTGAAATTAAGTTTTATAATGGAAAGGAGCTATTAGTTCCTAAATGGTTTATGCAGTCAAAAGGTCACAATATATTAGAAAAAGTAAAGAATGTTTATAGTGCTTTACAAAAGTACCAATATGAAGGTGATTTGCAGAGAGAACTTTCGCTAATAATCTCCAAGTCTTATCCCTTTATACCTGTAAGCTCTATTAAAACTATTAAGGAAATTAGTCACCAGGAATTAAATCTATCATAGTTCGCCCACTAACAAAAAATTTCAAGCGGACGCGGAAAGCTTTCGTGCTCCAATCGCGGCTTCTCGCCGCGCCGCTTAAATTTGGGCCGTTAGCACACCAATTCATATTTCATAATCACAAGAGAGAGTATTATACTTCTGAATTATTGATTCTACATACTTTTAAATTACTTACATGCACAGTCAATCTATACTAAGAGATATTAAAGACTTACTGAAATCTTTTGAATCTGTTGAAAAGCATGGAGACTTAAGAGATAAAGTTAAAGCGTTACTACCAATATTTTTGAAAGTCCGGGAACTTGGCACAACATTGATTCCAAATCCGGGTAGCTTGAAGCTTTCAGCGCGAGAGAGAATTCTTATATACTTTAAAAAATACCCAAATCAGGTCATTAGTGAGCATGAATTGGCCTTGGTAGCCGGAATTAGTGAATGGGCTCGTCGTGTTCGAGAACTTCGCGTGCAATTCGGCTGGAAAATAGTAAGTGGGGTCACTGCCGGAGAAATGTTAAGCCAGGAAGAATTTTCGGACATAGATATAGACCTTTCTAATTTAGGTCCTAATGATTATATCATGCTGGATACAAAGCAGGACAAGGAAGCGGCTTATCGATGGAGCGTTGCAAATGATATCCGGAAAAACTCAAAATCAGTGCAGGATAAGATTATTGAATATTTGAGGAAAAATGTGGGAAAAGAAATTACCGGTGAGGAATTACGCTACGTTGCCAATGGAAAAACCGAATGGGCTCGACGTGTTCGAGAACTAAGAACCGAAAAAGGTTGGCCGATTACTACAAGAAATACTGGTAGACCAGAACTGCCGGTCGGTGTTTATGTATTGGAGGAAGATCGACAAACTCCCGTTCATGACAGAAGCATTTCAAACAAAATGAGAGCGGAAATTCTCACACGTGACAAACATACATGTAAAAATTGTAACTGGAACATAAAAAACTGGAATAAGGCAGACCCAAGGTTTTTGGAAATCCACCATATTCAGCATCATTCAAAAGGGGGCAAAACGAACCCTGATAATCTGATTACTGTTTGTAATATTTGTCACGATGAAATTCATCGGTTGGAAAAGTGAAGTGATATATGTATAATATATAAGTACCAAACATAAGACCAGACTGACATGAGCAATAAACACTTCACTTTCATCGACTTATTCTGCGGAGCGGGAGGATTATCTCTTGGATTTGAAAAGTTGAGCAAAATGCCCTTCAAGTCTGTCTGGGCCAACGATTTTGATACATATTCCGCTACAACCTATAATGAAAACTTTGTTTCAACGTGTCATGTCGGTGATATTGTTGATATTCTGGAAGACCCAAGAACAAAAATTCCGCAAAGTGATATTGTAATAGGAGGTCCACCTTGCCAAGGCTTCAGCTTATTGAATAAAAAGAGAAGTAATGATCCAAGAAAAAAGCTATGGATTCCTTTTATGGAAGTCATTGACAGATCGGGTGCTCGTGCATTCGTAATGGAAAATGTTCCTCAACTACTTAGTTCTCTTGAACATCAAGAAATTTTGGAATGGGCACACGCAAGAAAATTCAATGTTTGGTCAGGAATTCTATTGGCTGCTGATTATGGCGTACCCCAAATGCGCAGAAGGGCATTTATTATTGGTGCAAAAGACCATAATCCTAAAGACCATTTCCCACCCTTGAAATCAAATTATAATGCTTTAAAATCTACTCCCGACCAACTAAGCTATTTTAAAAGGGAATTTGCTATTGATGCCAAGCCTTGGCGAACAGTTCGTGATGCAATCTCCGATTTACCAGAACCACAAGGCACCGAAATCACAGATCAAGAACCGCCATTGGATCTTCATTTCAGACGAAATCCAACACAAAAAAGCATTGCCCGATACAAAGCCATTCCTGATGAAGGTATGAATCGAATCGATTTACAGAGAATCGCACCTGAATTAACTCCGGATTGTTGGATTAGAAAAAAGAGTGGTGGTACAGACTTGTTCGGCCGTTTATGGTGGGACCGACCTGCTTTTACAATTAGAACAGAGTTTTTTAAACCCGAAAAAGGAAGATATCTTCATCCGGAACAACATCGACCTATTACACATCGAGAAGCTGCAAGGTTTCAGACTTTTCCAGATAATTTTTGTTTTAAGGGGAGTAAAATTGAAATTGCGAAACAAATCGGAAATGCTGTACCCCCACTTCTTGCTTCACACGTTGCAAAACAGCTTTACCACATGTTAAACAGAGATTCGAAAATTAACCAAAATGGATATTTTCAATCGGATGAAGCGACACGAGATTATGTCTCGTGTGAAGAACAAGAATACGAAGCCTGAATTAATAGTTAGATCATTATTACATCAATTAGGATTCAGGTTTCGGCTACATCGTAATGATTTACCAGGTACTCCCGATATAACTCTTTCCAGATACAACACAGTTGTGTTTGTACATGGTTGCTTATGGCATGGACATAGTTGCGGAAGAGGTAAATTGCCTAAAACTAATAGTAAATTTTGGAGTGATAAGATTATTAAAAATATTCAAAGAGATAAAACTCATATAGATACACTCCGAGAATACGGTTGGAATGTGATAATTGTATGGGATTGTGAAACAAAATCTAATGACAAAATATCCCAACTAGCGGAAAAGTTTGAAAAGATTCGATTTTAACTCGGTGTGCTAACAATCGTTTCGTGCGGACGTGTAAACACTTGCAGTCCTAATTTTTACTAGTTGCCACGCCGCACAAACGTTTGCCGTTATTTTGACAAAGTTTTATTAAACTAACAGTAAGGTTCTAATAATGCTATGACTATGAGATATTTAATCTTAATATTATTAACTATAATCGTTACTTCCTGCAATATTTTCGATAATGATGACAAAAAAGTACAAGAGTACGTTCTTCAGCCATTCGCAGTAGGTAATTGGTGGGAATATGAAGTTCAACGTTTTTCTGAGCCGGACACGGTACGTGAAGTTGTTT
This genomic interval carries:
- a CDS encoding DNA cytosine methyltransferase gives rise to the protein MSNKHFTFIDLFCGAGGLSLGFEKLSKMPFKSVWANDFDTYSATTYNENFVSTCHVGDIVDILEDPRTKIPQSDIVIGGPPCQGFSLLNKKRSNDPRKKLWIPFMEVIDRSGARAFVMENVPQLLSSLEHQEILEWAHARKFNVWSGILLAADYGVPQMRRRAFIIGAKDHNPKDHFPPLKSNYNALKSTPDQLSYFKREFAIDAKPWRTVRDAISDLPEPQGTEITDQEPPLDLHFRRNPTQKSIARYKAIPDEGMNRIDLQRIAPELTPDCWIRKKSGGTDLFGRLWWDRPAFTIRTEFFKPEKGRYLHPEQHRPITHREAARFQTFPDNFCFKGSKIEIAKQIGNAVPPLLASHVAKQLYHMLNRDSKINQNGYFQSDEATRDYVSCEEQEYEA
- a CDS encoding HNH endonuclease; this translates as MHSQSILRDIKDLLKSFESVEKHGDLRDKVKALLPIFLKVRELGTTLIPNPGSLKLSARERILIYFKKYPNQVISEHELALVAGISEWARRVRELRVQFGWKIVSGVTAGEMLSQEEFSDIDIDLSNLGPNDYIMLDTKQDKEAAYRWSVANDIRKNSKSVQDKIIEYLRKNVGKEITGEELRYVANGKTEWARRVRELRTEKGWPITTRNTGRPELPVGVYVLEEDRQTPVHDRSISNKMRAEILTRDKHTCKNCNWNIKNWNKADPRFLEIHHIQHHSKGGKTNPDNLITVCNICHDEIHRLEK
- a CDS encoding ATP-binding protein, with translation MKITLRDQYKSLHPFVSEELTDLVVITGKNGSGKTQLLDLIGKKASNENEVASIRLEIGPNVENIQAEGLIKKESAKIGIDQWKSILSKKYEQFQNLSESSIQLLEFIEENNIIPNNHANKLLSDDDKYKELISKVYSEIRNEPIISNEKINFTHQRKVIRIIHKIENINLIKLINEIISKTEKPLSEITDSDFYNTPIQEYLIDENDLFESKIEIIFFNYAKRRHKNHIDYFSKKEYKEDNNSVSDIEFVRKSPPPWEIINGILIDLNIDFYFKGIERKEFTEIASIDFKPFKKSTDESIEFSDLSSGEKVIIGLILKLFTSKYYDNNLTFPDLLILDEPDAHLHPEMSKLLLDVLEDTFVKKYNVKVIITTHSPSTIALAPENCIYQLKNVQNSSLNKINKDDALQLLTNFIPTLNIDYRNHRHVFVESPTDVFYYQTLYGKHQQQETLDYKLYFISNSNGKGNSAQVKDIVSKLRDSGNSTSFGIIDWDTENVPSDYIKVHGYNESWSLENYLLNPIYIYSLLMDMGNAHDVYNKLGIDQSFNHFLLGELHQEKLQNYIKLFFEDFESSFQAYKYETNKIEIKFYNGKELLVPKWFMQSKGHNILEKVKNVYSALQKYQYEGDLQRELSLIISKSYPFIPVSSIKTIKEISHQELNLS